CATTCGAAATTCTCGATCTGATATTCGAAACACTGAATTTTCTAAAATTTAAAGTTTCCCTTGCTCAGGCGCACGAAAAGCTTGCCAAAGCTTTCGCCTTTCACTGCCGCCTCAAATTTAGGAGTCTTACGGTCGACGGACGGCTAACTCTGGATTCGTGGGAGTTTCTTATACGGGAATGTGGCGCCACGATTGAGGAATTTGTCTACGGGGGATGTGGTAGATTGGGGAAGAGTGTGGCACTCACGGCGGTGGCAAAGCATTGTCCCAATTTGAAATCGGTACGCATACAGTTATATCGGTCTGATCGGGAAAACCTGCCCGTTTTcctggaaaatgtaaaaagtttGCTGACATCGCTTAAAATAAGCCAACAAGATCACTTTCCGGCTACCTTCCTTAGTGAAGTGAGTGAAATGACGCAACTGAAGGAATTCTCCTTTAAGGGATATATGCACGAAAATGGTgagtattttaaattaatttaatgttcAACTTCATTTGGGGCTTGTTTTCAGTGCACCACTTGGATAAATTGATTGCGCTGGAGAAGTTGAGCATCGAAGATATTAAACATTACAGTAAAACTCCTGTGGACTTAATGCGAATTTGTGCATCCCTGAAGAAGCTGCGCCACTTAACTATAATTAAGCTACAACTATTGCCCTATGATGAGCCCCATTCAACATTTTGGTCCGACTTGGAATACCTGTGCTTCAATTATTGCGAATTCTCCTTCGAATTGCCAGACTGCCCAAAGctcaaatatttgaatattgaaTACCCAAACTGTGACATCGAAGGCTATGTCCTGAAGTTCATTCTTAAGAATGGGAAAAACCTCACAGAACTGCACGAAAGATGCTCTCCGCCGATCGATGGCAATGGGTTTCTGGACCTGCTTCGCGGCTGCCCAAAACTGCGATGTCTATACACTCCAATGGAGTTTATAAAACTCTACGCGGCCTATGTGGCTGCTATGGTGGAAATTCTAAAGGAAAACGGAGCAACGCCCGAGGACCCATTGGAACTCGTTGTATGCAGGCGTATAAAGTGGAAGTGGTTTCGACGACTGGTAAGTGCAGGAAGGCAATAAGTTAGGTGGTATAGCCCAAAGTACATACAAATCGTATATTTGCAGCACCTTCGCACTCCCGATGCTGAGTTGATTGATTTGTATGAgggtacatatatgtaaaacGCATTACTTctgaataaaaaacaaaaatcaatccTTTTTGTTATTATTCAAAATTCTGCTTAAAAGCTAGTAAACCTTATGATCGTTCCATAGGAAATTGTTATATATAAtctaataataacaatattagATTATAgcgataataataaaataacttgGACGCATTATAACTGATTGGTCCTTTTTAGTTATCAATCTAATATTCAGTAATCTTCTATGTCGATTGAACTGAACCTAACTGATGTTGAACTTTCAGATTAACAGCTTAATCGTGGGTGTTTTTTAAACAGATATGATGCCCAAATTTTTTGATCTTAGCTGGAGTTTGTTTATCGTGGGCGATTATAGAGAACTGTATCGACCTTgtctttaaaaattttgatACCTTATGGTACCGAACAAGTAACAATTTTGTCGGATTTTAATGAGAGTCTTTTTATTCGAATGGTTACACACATAAATTTCTACATATTCTACATTCTTTAATTTTTCAGGGAAATATGCGTATTTAATTGTGTAGAATTGGAATTAGTACGAAGAAACGCAAAGGGAATTTCCGATTATTGATGCCTGTGCACGAACAGCAATAGTAAAGTAGTTCACTGACATGTAGTAATGTAGTAAGCAGAAAGCGCAAAAGCTTTTCTTACGCTCCTCTCTTCGTTTGCAAATGCATCTCTCTTTTTATCAAATGCACTTAGCCAGGAGTTCTCAGTTCGCATTTCGCTCTCGGTGGAAAAGCTTGTGATGGAGAATCCACGGGGAATAATCGATTTGCCGGTCGAAGTGCTCGATCTGATATTTAAGCATCTTACTTATTTGTCAATTAAACTGCAGCTAGCTCAGGCCCACGAAAAGCTCACAAAAGCTTTCGTCTATCACAGCCGAAATGAGTTTCGGAGGTATAAGCTTTTCGAAAGCGCGTTATCAGAAGAATCGATGCTGTTGCCGATACGAGAGTGTGGCAGGACAATCGAGGACTTCGTTTTCGAAGGAAATGGTAGATTTTGGAACGATGCTCTAGTCGACGCGATTGGCAACCACTGTACCAATCTGAAATCGGTTAAAGTACTTCGATTTAATAGCCACAGTGACAAAATTTGTACTTTACTtgtgaaattaaacaaattattattatcggTTTCATTTAAACAAGAATCTCGATTTCCTTTTGTAATATTGAAAGCTGTTGGTGAAATGacacaattaaaaaaactttCGGTGAAAGGATACATTGACGAGAACGGTATGTTTTCAATAGCAAAatataatgttttttaaatttgcaatcCTTGCATGGCCTAATTTTAAAGTGGTGATCTCAGGAATGCTTATCTTAAATGgttatttttagaaattattTGTAGTTTGTAGACGGAAATCTCATTCTTATTGCGGGCATTAAGACAAAAAGTAGCATAGCGCCAAAAGGTATATAAAATAGTAGGTATATAAACACTAGACAACTAGACAAAAGTGTTCCCTAAAAAAGGCATCGGGCTGAAATCGTAAATTTCGATTCTTGTCTTCTGGAATTTAGTCAGAGTTTGATTTCTAAAAGTCTTTCTTTCAGTTTACGAGATTCAGAAATTGGTCGCCCTGGAAAAATTGAAGGTCGATCACAATTATTACTTAGACAGGAAAGATGTCCACATACTGAAAATCTGTTCCTCACTAAAAAATCTTCGAGAATTATCTATAACTAATCTTCATATAATGCCATGTGAAGAGGAGCATTCGAAAGTGTGGGTCGGCTTGGAAACCTTAACAATATTTAGCTGCACATTACCCACCGCTTTACCAGACTGTCCTAATCTAAAAGATCTGTCCATTCATTACCTGCAAAGTTCCAATGAAGACTACTGTCTACAATTTATTCTTAAGAATGGAAAAAAACTTGAcaatttatatgaaaaatgCCGTCCACCGATCGATGCCAATGGTTTTCTACAACTGCTTCGGGGATGTCCCAATTTACGATACCTTTACACTCCCATGGAATATATTAAACTTTATTCGGGCTATGTGTCTACtattttggaaattttaaGGGAAAATAAAGTGACGAGGGAAGACCCATTTGTACTGGTTATATGTAGGcgaattaaatggaaatggtttCGACGACTGGTAAGTGCCATAATGTGTGTATGTCAGGCGATTTTGacttgattttttccattagCTCAGTCGGACACCAAATGCTGAATTGATAAGGTTGCCGCAGAGGTACGAATATTATACTTAAGATTTGCAacttaatatatatgtatatataaattctaCTGAAacgaaaatgtatatttatgaaCTATTTACATAAAAACTGGGAATAAATACTCATAGTTGACTAGTACAACCTTACAAATTTTGCACAGTTTGTTCGAATATACGGTTAGTTCCTTAGTTCCCTCTCCTTTCCCCTTTCTCAATCGGAGGTCAGATAAATTGCCATCCCCATCAGTTTTGCTTCAGTCTTTCGTTTGGCCTTCGCTGTCGAGGGCATGGGTGCCTGCAATGAGAAATCCACGGACTATAACCGATTTACCACTCGAAGTGCTCGATATGATATTTAGTAACTTACGAAATCTGAGGGACAAACTTCGACTGGCGCAGGTGGATGACTATCTGGGAAAAGCGTTTTCCTATCACAGCCGCAGTGATTTCAAGAAGTTCTCCccgaaaatacattttccgGTGCGGCTTTATCGTGTTCTGTTGGCGAACTGTGGCCCGTCGATTGTGGAATTCAGCTGTGGAGCGGACACCTGGAGCGATCTGTTGGCCAAATCGATTGCGAAGCACTGTCCCAACCTGGAATCGGTGAACATTAGTGCTTCATTAAGAAACAGTCACAGCCTTCAATTTTTCCTGCTGAACCTGGCAAACTCACTAATTTCGGTTGAGCTGAAGCTCAACGACAGTTGCCAATCCCCGAGGATCCTTAATGCCGTGGCGGAGCTGAAGCACTTGAAAAAGTTCCTGTATGAAGGATACATCGACCGAGGGGGTAAGTCACTTAAGAAAACAAACCGAAATTGTAATAGTGTAATATTCTCATTTCACACGGCTTTAATGGGTTAATGGAGTATAGAAGAAAATATAATACGACAAGCGGTTGTTTATATTCAAGCTCGGTCGATATCAAACGGTACATTTTTATCCGTTCAAGCTACAAAACAATTATCAGATTTCTCTGCTGTAGCTTAATGTTcgtctttttgttttgactcCCGTTCGGATTATTTTACATTGTAAGTAATAATGTTCTGCTGTTTTCCTGCGTTTCCGaccttataaaatatatatatttctgaacAGGATTTCAAGACGCGTCTGATTTACTTATACTCGTCAatctgtacatacatatgataGTTTAAATTTCaagatttttaaaattgttaaaaccCATAATCCTTAGGAAAAGTCGCTTTACTAAGTACTTGCATATCTCCACCTCCCTCGTAAGGGGTATAAAATAGTCGAACTGGACGTTAGCGTTAGCGTTTTGTCTCTCTCTATATGCAGCTGTCTTATTTAAAGCAGAAATACATAGTCAAATATTaatgataattattaaataattttctttatcTTAGATGCTTAAATTTCCATATGCATTTTTGTCCACACTTTTTAGTCAATCAGCTGTGCAAACTGGTTGATCTGGAGGAGCTGCAACTCGTCTATCAAGGCAGAGGATACCGATGTAGGGCAGTCAATCTTCTTCAAATTTGCGGAAATATGACAAATCTCCGGTGTTTGACTGTGagcaatatatgtatatctcaGCCAGAAAGTTTCCATCCCATGATATGGCCAAGCTTAAAAGTCTTGAAAATGCAGAATTGTGAAATCTCCACAGCGATGCCCGATTGTCCGAAGCTGAAAACCTTATATATCAAATTCTGCAAGTGTAGGATCAAAGGATACGTCAGCAGTTTCATACTGAAGAACGGCAGGAACATCGAGGAGATCGATGAAAGCTGTGAGCCGGCACCATTCGATGGGCGGAGTTTCCTTGAAGTCATTCGCAGCTGTCCCAAATTGCAAGTATTGTCCACTCAAATGGGTGGTATCAAAATCTACCAAGCTTTCGTCACCTCCATAGTGGACATTCTCAAGGAGTCAGTATCAACGCGAAAGGAGCCCTTCGAACTGATATTGTACTGCCGAGATAAGCTTAGATGGTTTCGACGATTTGTGAGTGGAATCTGCCATATGCTTTCTTCACACACAGTTTTCGTTCTTCATTTCTGTCTTTCAGTTGCAACGGACTTCTAATCCCGAAGTGATTCACACACTTTACCTGTACAAGTTTTAGAGACTGGCCAATTGTATAATaggaaactaaataaatcGTAATCTATTTTAATCTTAAATAACCTGTATAGAACGATGTACAATTTGTAAAACGTAGTTTCTTTTAATTTCgtgtcattttatttttctttaattaaagcaaactAGAACTGAATATTGTCACTAAGTAGCATTATTTTTTAGagataataatttattcagTTTACATTAAACATATAATAGTTATAAGTAATTTCGAAACTTTAACTCATCGGATGGAACTGGAGAGCCGAATGCGTTCTCAGTTCCAGTTGCAGTTTCTCTCACTAAGCTTTGCTGTCTCCCTCTCAATTGCATTTCAGCTAGCCGATGCTCTTGCTGCAGTTTTCAGTTCGCATTTCGCTCTCGGGCGAAAAGCTTTGCGATGGAAAACCAGCGGACTCTATACGACTTGCCGTTCGAGGTCCTCGATCTGATATTCGAGGGACTGGAGAGCATTGTGGATAAACTGCAACTGGCACAGGTGGAtgaaaagctgggaaaagcGTTTGCCTACCACAGTCGCAGTGCCTACAAAAAGCTCAGCACTTTTTTCGGAGTAACGCCCGAAATGTGGGTGGTTCTTGTGAGCTTGTGTGGATCGACTATTGAGGAATTTTCCAGCAGAAAAAACTGGAACGCCCCATGGAGTGATATCGTGGCCAAGTCGATTGAGCAGCATTGTCCCAATTTGAAGTCGGTGAGAATTGATGTTTACGATGACAATTGTGACAGCGTGCAGTCCTTCTTGCTGAAAATGAGTAAACTTTTGGTATCAGTTGAACTTACTATTATTACTGACAACCCAAAGAAGATTTTTGATACCATCGCAGAAATGACGAATATGACAAAACTAACATGCAGGGGAAATATTACCGAAGATGGTAAATATATTAGTgataaacaaactttaatagaaacataaaattaaaatatttaatacttttCATTATATAAACTCAACTTCACATTTAGCActtaagtaattaaatattattgaataACCATGCCATTTGCTTTTTCTTTAGTTTACCAGATTCAAAAGCTTTTATCTTTGGAGGACCTAGTGCTCGAGCATAAAAAGCTCTTTTATCCCGATTCACCTTTGAATGTTCTCGAGATTTGCACACCACTCACAAGTCTCCGCTCCTTGACAGTGCTGAACATAACTATAATGCCCTCTGAACAGCCGCATTCGATGATTTGGCCGGAGCTGGAGGTTCTTAAAATTATCAACTGCGAAATTCTTACGGAATTGCCTGAGTGTCCAAAGCTGAAAGCATTAGATATGATTAACTCCAACTGCCACATTGAAGGCCTTCTCTTTGGGTTTATTCTACAGAACGGAGTGAACATTGAAAAGTTGAATGAAAATTGCCATCCGCCTGCATTCGATGGAGACCTCTTTCTCCAAGTACTTCGATCATGTCCAAAGTTACGTGCCTTTCTTACACCAAtgaagaatataaaaattcaCCAAGCTTTTGTGTCCTCCATTGTTGATGTTCTCAAGGATAGAGGCGTCAGGAAGGAGGATCCTTTTAAGCTTATTGTTTATGCTCGTGCCAAGTCGAAATGGATTCGCCGATTAGtaagtgaaaatatttgagAAATAAtcgcattattattttattttttagattCCAAGGACCTCGCATCCCGAGTTGATAGCTCTAGACTATCTGTATGATTTTTTCCACTAAGCTTCGGTTTCCATGGCCATgtgttataaataatttgtccAAAAATTATTCACATTAGGATACtaacaaaaaacatatatacatttttcaagaAAATCATTAAggattttgtctttttatttAGGATAGGTATTTAATGTGGGTATGCCAAACATTCATTACACCAAACAGATATCACCAAATATaggcaaaatggaaaagcccATTTGGATTATTTTTGTGACACCGGAGTTCAAATATCTGCCACCGAAACAAGTTAAGCAATATGACTAATGCCCCAGCAAATCCGAAACCCACGCGAACTTTGAACTTGTAACCCATACCCATCCATTTCCATACTGTCCTTTCCATCCAGGAGTGCGTGTCAGGTGCAATGCTCGATGTCCCGAGGAGGTTCAACAACATTGGCCGCAAATTCCGTGGCTTACTCATCAGGTGGTTGGGCGCCAGGAGCCCAAAGTGGGAGCTTATGGGACAATGATTCACCTTCGCTGGCTGCAGGTGGAAAAAATACAACAGGATAGGCAGCTGTAAGagcattaaattttaaatattgccTACATATCCAAAGCTGTTATCAAAAAGCTTGACAtcctttaataaaataaacttggACGTATTTCAAACAGTGAAATATTTACTCCAGTAACtttataattcaatttatatttttactgCTTTTCAgttacaacaaaaataaaattgataatTAACAATCCTTAGATTATTGTTCAACCTTAAAATATTAGTGTAATGCTCGTAATGATTTTAGTGGAGCtacattttcgaaatttctTATATTTGCAAAAACAGGAGACAAGGGAATAAACTCTGGCTAAACCCAAATATGGCCACTGAGTCACCGACCCGAAATCAGCTCCTCTCCTCTGCCATAAATAAGGAGGAATACGCCCTCCAGAGCGCCTTGTCTCCTGCTCCTTGTCTCCTGCTCTGCGGGTCCCCATGTCCCCAAATTAGTCTCAATGACCCCTCTGGAGGCGAGTGACTTATAGCAcacttttggccactttgcGCTTTgacttggctttggctttggcttttgctttggctcCCTGGCCGAATCAGTTCAATGCACGCACATTGACCCAAAAATTGGCTTAGGCCCGATATTGGATTTTGCTTAGTTTGGGGCTATGTAAATTCGGACCCGTTTTATGCGCTCTTGTCAACAGTTTTACTAATTGGCGTAGACAATGGTTTTTGTATCTTTATTTGCGCACTAGTTTTTTATACCCTGCTTGGGTAAAAATGTATAGAttaatttttggttatttataGAGAAAAGTAGCTAAGAAATGATTTCATATATGAGCCTCATCACTTTTTCAATCCAATAATTATTATCCAAAAAGATATGGTACAGTACTAATACTTTGTCGAACAAATTATAGTGAGTTccttaaaaagtataattagTATATTTAGTataattatgatttttgtttttttttttttgttatcttTGTCCAGtgggcaaataattaaatcgtTTGATAGCATTAGTAAACCATAAACCATTGAGTAAACCGTTTAAGTACGTTGATCTGATATCTGATATTGTGGGATGTTTCTGTGTGATGATGATAACACTAAAACGTGTCAAATGTGTGCACATCCTAGTTCCGATCTGGACAAGGACTTGTGTGTGCTGACCTTTTAATGACCATCGGTGCAATGTCGAATTCCAGCGACCGCGTGAGTGTGGGTGACACGTGTGTGCCATATATCCTTGCGCTGCATCGGTTGCATTCAGCTCACAATTTGTCATGGAAATGCAAAGGAACTGCAGTGTGCAGTGCAGCCCTGAATTAATCTGCCCCTTCCCCGCACTCTCTGTATTTTTACCCGCCTGTGTCTGCCATCTACTCAATGTCACTTGCAGGAGTTTGGCATCGAACTGTAGAGTAATATGTAACCATGTCTGCTATTTTTGTGAAATGGGGGTAAAACAAgcaattcattaaaaaatataattaaatatttacatttccaATGAATACTTTTAATCATAGCACGCCCTTTTAATCCCTTAATTTCCGAagtattaaacaaataagtgcTAGGAATAATGTAGTTTCGCTATATATGTAATTTCATAGTTTAGTAGCTATACATCGAAAGCTAATAGGGGAACTTTAGTGGGCATCACTGCTTTCCCCACGCTTGGGACCTTGGCAATGAGGCACTTCTATCCAAGGATCCGAAcgcgaatacgaatacgaataccaAACGAACCAGAGCCAAGGACCCGACTGCGGATGCGGAAATGCGCATGCCTGCGTGTCCTTgcccttggtccttggtcctcgCCCGGTGGAGCAGTAGTACGTCTCGTAGTGCCCCTGAAAACTCTTTTAACCTTCGTGCAGCCGTGTGGCAAGTGCATCGTTGCAGCTCCCAAACATGCGCCTTTGCACATTCGCTCTATGCAGagatagaaagagagaggcATTTGGCTGGATTGAGTTTGGGTTGCCGGGGTCATCCTCTTAAAAGGACCAAGGGTGGCGTCTGGTTGCCCCTGCCACGTGTCGCCATTTCAGTTGCAAATTTCACGACGCTGTCATTGACCATGGTATTTGGCCACTACTATATTATGGCTGCCAGGGCCAGTGGCTCAATGCAACGCCCTCGCTGCATTTGGAGGTCCACAAGGGGACATATGCATTCTGTTCCAAAATGAATCTAAACTTGCAAAGGTCTGCAGGGGGATTAGCAAGGTTAAATCGcattaaatatactttatatgtctAAGTATTATAATTTGAAACCATAATTCTCGTTATTCAATtaagtaaaaaagtaaaaaaacagTTTAAGAGTTTCTATTAAAACTTTTACTAATAGCAGACAATGTATTTTGTTATGGAGTTTTCTTGAAAAGCTGTCCGAAACAGGCATGATATGTTCTTGAAAGTTAATCCCGTCTTgtcaacaacaattgcaaataagaaaatcaaGGTTACAAGGTGCTGCGTTCCCTTAGAACTTACCCCACAGCGTGAAAGACAATGGCAGCCAACTCCATTAGAGTGCAACCCCCGAAGCTGGCTAAAATCGAAGCTCATGGAGGAAGTATCTCTGCCTGGGACCGACCTTACCAAACAAAAAGTAGCCCATCGAGTGTCTAGGAAACCGCCTGTCCTCCTACTCCTTTCTCGCCTTTTCCGCCTCACGGCCCTTTGATTCCCACTCGCTTTCCACACCCCAAGTGCCAGAGTCTAAAGTTTGCTTTCATTTCGTTGCCCGAGGGGTTGCAACTCCAGACAGACAGGGACCGCGAACCGGGATCAGAAGCCCGGCGAAATCCACCCACTCGCCGactttttgcaattatttttaatttctgtgcTACGACAACCAACTCCCGGAATGCCGAAACTTTGCAACCCCAAAAGAAGCACGCAAAAGGGGCAAGTCCTTTCGAGGCGGGAACCACGATATATACCGCTCACGTCAGAAACATGGATATAAGCTTCGCAGGCCCGGTACAGGGCATCTTCGAATGTTGCACAGTTGAGATCATGAATGCTTgagatatataatatattttagttttaatagCTCATAATTATATTAGTtcttaataatttcaaatgtttcTCAGTATGggttttttataattttcaaagTTGGAATTGAAGAATTTTTTTGTCTCTTGTGGTATGAGAGAAATCCTTCTGAAGCACAACTTACATATTTCcattatacatataaaaggatcatgcaatttatttgatttttttctatCTTGAATCTTAGAGTAGAGTGCTATttctcaaaatattttcaattgttgGATAAATCTAAGAACGAAATCTCAATATTGATATAAGGATCTccaaattttgcatttgtattgaaaattataaaattcattacataaattataatgaCATATGTGAAATTGTTAGGCATAGTTTTAATCAAGTTTTAGATTTTTTAAGTGAAATTTTTTATTCCCACATAGTGGGTGCCCACTGTGGCGACGTCCACGTCCGCGCCTGAGTTCCATGTTCGGCGTCCATTGCACCCCCAATCTGCTTTGTACATTGACTTCTCTGCTCCGCTTTGTTCTCTGCATTCGCTGCAGgttctggctctggctctggctctggcggCCTTCCGCTCTGCTCTTTCTCTCTATCACTCTCagcgatggtgatggcgatggtgatggtgctctcccttttctctctctgtacCCACTGTGCATTCCCATACCACGACCTACCTTACCCACACCCACAgtgcgctgccgctgccgctgcacaACTCCCGCCCAGGCAGCGCAGTaggcgtcgacgtcgacggcgACCGCGCAGTTCGTTTTCATATTGAAAGTagaatttttcacttttgcgaAAATTTGCAGTCCAGTCTCGGTCTGGTCTCAGTCATTTTGAATACGTCATGTGGAACGCACCGTCACCGTCACCGTCGCGTTTCGTCCTCTGTCGCGCTTTTCCTCTTCTGCGCAATGGTCTTACCAGTCGGCGGTTAACTTTCGTTTGTTAGTACCACAATTCGATCGGGACAAATAGCAATCCtctggatgcggatgcagagAGTATCTGCGTGATGCGTCCGAATAAGTGGACTCTTTGTACGTGAATTGGATTAAGGCAGTGTTGTGTGAGCTTTGTAAGCCAATTTAATGGAGAATAAATTTCACAAATAACAAGGGAAGCTCAAGGATAGTCCTTTTAAGCACAATAAGAATAGTACAAACAATTGTTAAAGTTATAGTTCttcatttgaaattaaaaatttaaacttgTGACaatataaaaccaaaaaataccaataaaaatatggtgtaacatatttttttgtgtgcaaGTCTACATCCGTAGTCATtgaaaataattcaaataacgCAAATCTTTGTAAATACGATTTATGAAATGCGTATATGGTGGTGtaaaaaaatggaataaaaaggCAAACTTATGTTGAAACTCATTGGCCATTCAACAAACTTCATGTTACTGCGCATAACTGAACGATATTGAGCATATATAAGCATTAGGTGACTCATAAACTCATAAAAAATGCTCTAATAACCTCATATCAagtgcaataaatttgcataaaaatgcatCAAATGGATTTAAAATAGTGCACAAAGGAAATGAGTAAAACATTTAACAATCAAGAATGTGAAAttgttgaaaaaaaaagatacaaagtcCTACAATTTTTATACAATTGAGAGTTAAAAAAGTGAATTTAAAAAGTACtataaaaggaaattaaaatgattacaA
This genomic interval from Drosophila teissieri strain GT53w chromosome 3L, Prin_Dtei_1.1, whole genome shotgun sequence contains the following:
- the LOC122617699 gene encoding uncharacterized protein LOC122617699, with translation MDFQRSITDMPFEILDLIFETLNFLKFKVSLAQAHEKLAKAFAFHCRLKFRSLTVDGRLTLDSWEFLIRECGATIEEFVYGGCGRLGKSVALTAVAKHCPNLKSVRIQLYRSDRENLPVFLENVKSLLTSLKISQQDHFPATFLSEVSEMTQLKEFSFKGYMHENVHHLDKLIALEKLSIEDIKHYSKTPVDLMRICASLKKLRHLTIIKLQLLPYDEPHSTFWSDLEYLCFNYCEFSFELPDCPKLKYLNIEYPNCDIEGYVLKFILKNGKNLTELHERCSPPIDGNGFLDLLRGCPKLRCLYTPMEFIKLYAAYVAAMVEILKENGATPEDPLELVVCRRIKWKWFRRLHLRTPDAELIDLYEGTYM
- the LOC122615896 gene encoding uncharacterized protein LOC122615896; this encodes MENPRGIIDLPVEVLDLIFKHLTYLSIKLQLAQAHEKLTKAFVYHSRNEFRRYKLFESALSEESMLLPIRECGRTIEDFVFEGNGRFWNDALVDAIGNHCTNLKSVKVLRFNSHSDKICTLLVKLNKLLLSVSFKQESRFPFVILKAVGEMTQLKKLSVKGYIDENVYEIQKLVALEKLKVDHNYYLDRKDVHILKICSSLKNLRELSITNLHIMPCEEEHSKVWVGLETLTIFSCTLPTALPDCPNLKDLSIHYLQSSNEDYCLQFILKNGKKLDNLYEKCRPPIDANGFLQLLRGCPNLRYLYTPMEYIKLYSGYVSTILEILRENKVTREDPFVLVICRRIKWKWFRRLLSRTPNAELIRLPQRYEYYT
- the LOC122615898 gene encoding uncharacterized protein LOC122615898 isoform X5, which produces MRNPRTITDLPLEVLDMIFSNLRNLRDKLRLAQVDDYLGKAFSYHSRSDFKKFSPKIHFPVRLYRVLLANCGPSIVEFSCGADTWSDLLAKSIAKHCPNLESVNISASLRNSHSLQFFLLNLANSLISVELKLNDSCQSPRILNAVAELKHLKKFLYEGYIDRGVNQLCKLVDLEELQLVYQGRGYRCRAVNLLQICGNMTNLRCLTRCPIVRS
- the LOC122615898 gene encoding uncharacterized protein LOC122615898 isoform X1; translated protein: MRNPRTITDLPLEVLDMIFSNLRNLRDKLRLAQVDDYLGKAFSYHSRSDFKKFSPKIHFPVRLYRVLLANCGPSIVEFSCGADTWSDLLAKSIAKHCPNLESVNISASLRNSHSLQFFLLNLANSLISVELKLNDSCQSPRILNAVAELKHLKKFLYEGYIDRGVNQLCKLVDLEELQLVYQGRGYRCRAVNLLQICGNMTNLRCLTVSNICISQPESFHPMIWPSLKVLKMQNCEISTAMPDCPKLKTLYIKFCKCRIKGYVSSFILKNGRNIEEIDESCEPAPFDGRSFLEVIRSCPKLQVLSTQMGGIKIYQAFVTSIVDILKESVSTRKEPFELILYCRDKLRWFRRFLQRTSNPEVIHTLYLYKF
- the LOC122615898 gene encoding uncharacterized protein LOC122615898 isoform X3, which translates into the protein MRNPRTITDLPLEVLDMIFSNLRNLRDKLRLAQVDDYLGKAFSYHSRSDFKKFSPKIHFPVRLYRVLLANCGPSIVEFSCGADTWSDLLAKSIAKHCPNLESVNISASLRNSHSLQFFLLNLANSLISVELKLNDSCQSPRILNAVAELKHLKKFLYEGYIDRGVNQLCKLVDLEELQLVYQGRGYRCRAVNLLQICGNMTNLRCLTVSNICISQPESFHPMIWPSLKVLKMQNCEISTAMPDCPKLKTLYIKFCKCRIKGYVSSFILKNGRNIEEIDESCEPAPFDGRSFLEVIRSCPKLQWTFSRSQYQRERSPSN
- the LOC122615898 gene encoding uncharacterized protein LOC122615898 isoform X2; this translates as MRNPRTITDLPLEVLDMIFSNLRNLRDKLRLAQVDDYLGKAFSYHSRSDFKKFSPKIHFPVRLYRVLLANCGPSIVEFSCGADTWSDLLAKSIAKHCPNLESVNISASLRNSHSLQFFLLNLANSLISVELKLNDSCQSPRILNAVAELKHLKKFLYEGYIDRGVNQLCKLVDLEELQLVYQGRGYRCRAVNLLQICGNMTNLRCLTNCEISTAMPDCPKLKTLYIKFCKCRIKGYVSSFILKNGRNIEEIDESCEPAPFDGRSFLEVIRSCPKLQVLSTQMGGIKIYQAFVTSIVDILKESVSTRKEPFELILYCRDKLRWFRRFLQRTSNPEVIHTLYLYKF
- the LOC122615898 gene encoding uncharacterized protein LOC122615898 isoform X4, which gives rise to MHFCPHFLVNQLCKLVDLEELQLVYQGRGYRCRAVNLLQICGNMTNLRCLTVSNICISQPESFHPMIWPSLKVLKMQNCEISTAMPDCPKLKTLYIKFCKCRIKGYVSSFILKNGRNIEEIDESCEPAPFDGRSFLEVIRSCPKLQVLSTQMGGIKIYQAFVTSIVDILKESVSTRKEPFELILYCRDKLRWFRRFLQRTSNPEVIHTLYLYKF
- the LOC122615897 gene encoding uncharacterized protein LOC122615897 encodes the protein MENQRTLYDLPFEVLDLIFEGLESIVDKLQLAQVDEKLGKAFAYHSRSAYKKLSTFFGVTPEMWVVLVSLCGSTIEEFSSRKNWNAPWSDIVAKSIEQHCPNLKSVRIDVYDDNCDSVQSFLLKMSKLLVSVELTIITDNPKKIFDTIAEMTNMTKLTCRGNITEDVYQIQKLLSLEDLVLEHKKLFYPDSPLNVLEICTPLTSLRSLTVLNITIMPSEQPHSMIWPELEVLKIINCEILTELPECPKLKALDMINSNCHIEGLLFGFILQNGVNIEKLNENCHPPAFDGDLFLQVLRSCPKLRAFLTPMKNIKIHQAFVSSIVDVLKDRGVRKEDPFKLIVYARAKSKWIRRLIPRTSHPELIALDYLYDFFH